Genomic DNA from Mus caroli chromosome 8, CAROLI_EIJ_v1.1, whole genome shotgun sequence:
cctgagttcagttctcagctccccttttggacagctcacaactgcttgtagctagcttcaggagatctgatgttaCCTCCTaacatgcacgcacacatttttttttattttaataaatttggatgtatttgtgtgcatgtctatgtgtatgccACATGTATACAGGTGCTTTCGGGAGGTcgtctggagctggagttacaggcatttatgAATTGCCTGATGTGTGTGCTagacattgaactcaggacctcaggattCACCATTTAAGTGCTCTTAATAAcggagacatctctctagcccaataaatcttattttttttttaaaaggaaattcacCAAGCCTCAGATTCTAGGatatacataaaagaacatgTGCCCTAGGGCATGCACATTATCCTGAGACCAGAGGCTAACTGCCCTAGAAAAGCAAGAGATCATAGCCCAGTGCCAGCTAGAGTGTCAGGCACGATCCTGGTAGACACGCGCGCCCCCTTGTGGCAGTTTTCCGTACACCCCTGCTCCTCCCCGTACCTGCACGAAAAGCTCCCCCTTTAGGACTCCCCTTTAGAGCATTTTGCTAAAGATCCGGTGCAGTTTCCAGCCCTACCTGCACCGGCCTCatcctttctctgtgtatctgcGCTGCGTCTCCTAGTCTATCTGCTTTGGATGGTCCTGCGGTGGTGAAGTGGAAGTCTCGAAGTCCCGGCCCTGGAGTAGCTCTGGTGGAGGGGTCTCCTAAGCATTCCGCAGAGCCCTCTTCCTGATGGCGACGTGTAGGACCGCCCATCCCCATCCATTCTTGCAAACCTGGGGCCTGGTGCGTGCACAGCGGGAAGGGCTCGGCTCCAATTCCATTTCACAAGAGTGTTCTTGCTTCACCCAGAGAGGAGTCCAAGGCTCCAGTTCGCTGTCCTTTACAGGAACCTTCTGCTACCAATCCCGCTTCTTGGTCTGCTGTGGCTTCATAGTCTCCTCTAGGAGAGATGGCCCTTGTCTCCTTCCTAAAGGGTTAATGTAGCCAGGCAGGTCAGGGTCCTGGCAAAGGACCACCGGAGAAGGCAGGTGATATACTTTTCTCTTCCATAATTTCTCCTTTCCCCTAGTATAGGTTGGGCTAATATGGTGTAGGCTACTCTATCCATCCCCCTcgcttttcctttcccctttggaTGCTGGCCTGAGTATGCTTTTAAACTTCCTAACAGTCTGGCTTGGGGTTTCCTCAGTCCTTTTTCTAGAGCTCCAGTCCCATCAAGTGTGGCTGACCTCCATGACAGCGGAtcttcttcattctccttttGCAAAGCTTGCCTGCCCTGAGACTACAGGTTGCCAGCCCTGGGCTTTCCATTTTAAACTCGAATAAATTGCCCTGAAAATTCCATTTGAGTCAGTGTCTACATTTCTGACTTTTTCTTCTCTGTAGCCTAAGCTGACCTTAAACCAGACCCGTTGTTACAGATGGCATGGCTGTTGGCCGGGTTGGGGATTCATAGCTCACACATTTATGCTTTCACCTCTGAGTTATATCCACCTAGTTACAATCAGAGGGACCCAGGGCACTTCCACTCCGGCGAACACTAGAATATAAAAGGCCAGATCCTGTCTCCCCAGGCTTTGGATCCAACGTGACTTTGAGGTGCTTGGGAAATGTCTGTTGAATGAGGGCCAGTGAGAAGACTCAGAGAGTACAAgtgtcttttggagggcagtcatgatagatcccttttggtgagtgctccatagcctcagaaatagtgtcaggccttgggactttcccttgagctggatcccactttgagcctgttgctggacctcctttttgGGAGTCAAGCAATCTTATCCATGGAGTTCCagtgtctttttttctctgtcactttttttctgtcattggttcttttgagacagggtcttactctataaccttggctggctttgaactcaaaaccCATTCTGCTTTagcttcctaaatgctgagacTACAGACCTGAGTCACTGtaacaggtctctctctctctctctctctctctctctctctctctctctctctctctctctctctNNNNNNNNNNNNNNNNNNNNNNNNNNNNNNNNNcctcctcctcctcctcctctcctcttccccctctctccttccccctgtgttgttttgtttatgacAGGCTCTTGATATATGACCTTGGTTGCTAtggagcttgctttgtagactagactggtcttaaactcacagagatgcacctgtctctgcctgcttcttgctgagattaaaggtgtgcaccactttGCCTAGCCTCtcattgagagagagaaaaagataaatttcTCCACGCATGCTGTCCAGTAGCAGATTCTGTGTTCTTCAAGTGCAGGTAGTATGAGCTGAGCTGTATCTATTTTGAAAATACACACTTGGTTTTTTAACACTAGGAAGAAGTGGTAACAGCAAAGACAAGAGACATagccaaagagaaagggaaaagaggggaaggaaaattACAAATCAATATCCATTATTAACATTTCtttattgtattagtcagggttcgttagagtcacagaacttatgggtagtctctatatagtaaagggatgaaccactgagccatctctccagcactaaaATGTactaaagcatttaaaaaatagtattttgggCCAGGGGATGACCTcctctgtaaagtgcttgctgcacaaggaTAAGGGTCTTGCttcaattcccaaaacccacatgtaAGGCCAGACATATAGGCGCACAACCataatcccagagctgaggagacaAAAACGGGGGAGAGGATCTCTGAGGCTCATGATCTGCCATGTCAGTTGAATTAGGGAGCCTCAAGTCCCAGAAAGAGACCATATTTCAAAATGAAGCCaacaccaggtgtggtggtgcatgcctttcatcccagcactcaggcagcagaggaaggcagggtgtgagttcaatgtcagcctggtCTGAACActcaaggttgtcttctggcttccacaggcacatagccccctcctctttcttctccttttcttctctgagacaggatctcactatgtagccatggctggtgTGGACCTCCCTTTGgagaccaggttgtcctcaaactcatagagaaccacttgcctctgcctatTGAATGctggtatttattcatttatttttaaaattttgaattcttTAGCTAGAAAGCCCcacattgttttcatttcttctcatagttcttttaattcttctctcaGATATCACGCCCTGATAGCagttctgcctccctcctctcctccagttCTCTCCCTttcaccttccctctcccccagatccactccttcagaaaagggcaggcctcccagggatctCAGCCAATCAAGTTGCAATgagactaggtacatcctcttaTATTTAGCCTGGACAAGGCAACTCAATAGGAGAAAAAGAGTCCCAAAAGCttgcaaaagagtcagagatagctcctgctcccactgttaggaatcctacatgaagatcaagctacaAAACATAATATATAGTCAGAGGACCTATGTctgacccatgcaggctccctgactgattgggaagggaggagagagagagagagagagagagagagagagagagagagagagagggagagggaggagggggagggggagggNNNNNNNNNNNNNNNNNNNNNNNNNNNNNNNNNNNNNNNNNNNNNNNNNNNNNNNNNNNNNNNNNNNNNNNNNNNNNNNNNNNNNNNNNNNNNNNNNNNNNNNNNNNNNNNNNNNNNNNNNNNNNNNNNNNNNNNNNNNNNNNNNNNNNNNNNNNNNNNNNNNNNNNNNNNNNNNNNNNNNNNNNNNNNNNNNNNNNNNNNNNNNNNNNNNNagagagaggccagccaggaacctgtggagagaggggggaggggggtgaggagagagggagaaaggggtcagggagagTAAGAATGTCTTCCTGTGGGGTCatgctctccccttcagcttcttcaatccttcccctaattcaaacataggggtccccgacttcagtccaatggttgggtgtaagtatctgcgtCTGTCTCAGTCAAtgctatgaatttttaaattaagcataTGGGGCAGTGGCATGGTTCATCTGCAAAGCCCTTGCCTAGCCACTGTGAGGCCCTGGGTCTCATCTGCAGCATTGTAAAAGACATAATTAAACCTGCACCTGACTTATGCAGGTTGGAGATATGAATAGACTCCAGGAGAAAATGACCTACATTCTTTCTGCCGCGTGTGTTTCCTCTTATAAAGATCACCTAAACACAGGAAGCTCTGGGCACATATCTCACCTTAATTTTGTGGtcatcttggtctacatagcaagactgtttcaaacaaccaccaaccaaccaatatACAGCACAAAAAAttaaggggctggggaggaggtgtcTTAATAGATAAAGTACAATTGTAAAGATTTGAACCTGAgtacctacattaaaaaaaaaaaaaacattgctggGTGTGTTggtcacacctgtaaccccagaactgcCAGTGAGGTGTTTGTGGGGCAGAGAGAAGGATTATCTGAGATGCTTGACAGCTAGCAGAAATGGTTACCCCAGGTTCAATAGTTAGACCCTGTCTTAAGTTCCTGAGCAATAGAGATAGACtcagtgtcaacctctggcctctgcacacaggAGTGTTGGGCACAtgggacacactgacacacaaagGAAGTATAAGGATGGTCAGACGCCTCCGCAGGTAAAACTACTACTTCTACTAAAGCATTGCAGCTACACCATCTGTGAAAGATGGAAAAAGACCCCCAGATCAAGTGTTCTCCTTCATCCACTGGTAAAAAAATCACGTgtcggtggcgcacgcctttaatcccagcactcgggaggcagaggcaggcggatttctgagttcgaggccagcctggtctacagagtgagttccagggtagccaaggctacacagagaaaccctgtctcgaaaaacaaaaaacaaaacaaaacaaaacaaaacaaaccaatcacGTGTCAGGGTAAATTGCATGTAAATACATCACGTCTACAGTTCACGTACTTACATACTTAAGAAAATACATGCCCGAGGGCATACGCGTGCTCCTGGGATAGAATACTTTGCATACTACACTCTTGCTCAAAAGCCAGCTTTTACAGCAAGATCTCATAACCCAGTGCCTACTACCGTTCTGCGCCGCGGGGCTTGGACACGGGCGCCCCCTTGCGGCCCCTCTCGGTcaccgccccgccccgccctccgTGCACAAACGAGCTAGCCCACGCACGCCTGCGCACTCACAGGCCTTTTACGACGCCATCAAGAAGTTCCGCTGACCCTCCCGCAGCACAGTTCCGGTTGAGACCTTTCCCCGCCCGAGAACTTTCTCCGGCGCGCTCGGGCCTCGTCTTTTTTCGGTGCGTCCGGAGCAGCGTTCCCGGGTCAGTCTGCTTTGGGTTTCCCCTGGGGGTGATGCGGGTTCCGCGGTCCCGGCCGGGCGTCCTAGAGCAGCCGAATCGAGCATTCTGCACGGTTCCTTTTCCCAGCTGGGGAGCGGGACGGTTCCATCCTAATCCCCCAGGACCTAGCCCGTGGGACATGCTTTGTAGGGGAGGGCTGTCGGCTCCAATCCATTCTCCAGAAGCCATGAAGGCTTCACCTGGTGGTCTCCATTCACTGTTGTGACTTCTTGCTGCCGGCACGGGAGGCCCAGAGGCTCTCAGCgcttcctcctgccttctccacTATTGCCCCCATCATCCGTGCAGTTTTCTAGAGACTTTGTGGAGTATGAGTTCCGACGGGATCTCTTTTAGAGTTAAGGGTCACCATGGAAACGGCTTCCTTCATGGACAAATAGACACTTCCGCCGCTCCCCAACCTCATGTTACAGGGTTAGGGATTTTCTGCACCCCCTCCTGGCTTGGCCTTGGCTCACCGGTGTCCCTTACTGTCACATACttttctggctttcctggagggGTTAGGCAGGAAGGTCTCTAGGGTAGTCAGAGCTGGAGCACATGCCGGCTAGGGAAAACATAATTGactgtcctctgtcccctctccatTCTCCAATGTCCCGCCCCCACTTTAAAGACAGGGAGTGTTAGTGCTTTTCTCCTTGTTGTTGTGGTCATATCTACCCGACAAAAGCAACCAGAAGAAGGAAAGGTCTCTTTATTCGGCTATTGACACATGGTTTCAGGAGCATGAGGCCGCTGGCATTGCATCCACAGTCGCATGCCGGCGCCCAGATCACTTCGTTCTTTTTACCTTAGGGTGGTGATGCCTGTATTCATACTGGGTCTTCCCTCTGGAAATCCAGAGACCTGTTTTCATGGTGGTTCTAAATCCAGGTCGTGAAGACGAACCATCGCACAGGGTCTCACTCACTGGTCtaggcagtcctggaactcacccggGCTGGCCACTTTCTGCCATCTTACTGCCTCAGCCTGTGGAGTGCTGGGGCTGCAGGTGTGCTCCTCCAGTTTTGTGGCCTCTCAGTATTCTCTCCAcctttttgattgattgattaattaaatttttttgagacagtttctctgtgtaacagctctggctgtcctcagtctcacagagatgcctcagcttcctgagtgctgggattaaaggtgtgcacacacCATGTGTGGCACCTTAAGTTTTAACCATTCCCCTGCCACGTGCCAGCtccttaaaaattacattttaaaaaatttattcattgcatgtttgtgtgcacatgtgtctattTGTGAGTGTGCATGGGGTAAAGGGCAACTTTTGAGAGTGAGTTCTCTCCTTGtactctgtgggttctgggatcaaatGGGGCTTATCAGGCAAGTAGtgtctttaccttctgagccatcttgccagctccacTGATAGTTCTTTGGGAAGACttcttatttgtttgagttttattttatgtgtataggtgttctgcctgcatatatgtatgtgtaatgtgtgtgtgcctggtgccctaaGTGGTCAGAGGATCTACTAGCTCTAGTTATAGGttgttgtgaatcaccatgtgggtgctggaattcaAACTCGGTTTCTCTATAAGAGCAACAAATAATCTTTtgctccagcttttttttttttagaaagaaagggtctcatgtagcctaggttggtctcaaattccctatgtagcagaggatgacctcagactcctgatcctcctgtctctgccttcaccaCCTGAGTTCGGGGATTACTGATGTATGCTAGGGATGCACTGTACCGACCAAGCCTTATCTGCAAGTGCTTTTCATGAATAAGAAATCTCTTGAGTCTCCAACTTTGGGGTAGTTTCTATCACTCCCTTTTATTTCCCTTGAAAGatttcttcacttgatcttagccaaaaggccgagaagcgatgaaagatttctttttaattttaattgtttttatttttatgcatgtgtgtctgagtatggATTTGTACGTGTGGTGCAGGGCAGGGACCAGAGGCATTGAttcttcctggagctggagttacaagtggttgtgagccatgtggagtgggtgctgggaactgacttaACGTGCTTTGCAAGAACAGTACGTGCTTTGACGTGCCGAGCCCTCTTCTCTAGTCCTCTTCGTTTCCCCTTTGGCAGGCAAGATTATAAAGCTCTCACTCTAGTATTTGTGCTTTGCTTGCTAAATGTTATGGGATGTGTTTTACCAGCAGTTTAGTGTCCGCTTCCCTTCTGGTCTGTTTGGCACTAAAGTGCTCAGCGCTAGTACAGATGGGTTGTATAGGTATCCTGGTTCTCCTTGGTGCCAGGCCTCATCCACCCATCGCCCTGACTTCTGGTCTCCCTGCAGGACTGCATCATGGAGGCGCGTTTCACACGCGGGAAGTCGGCGCTGCTAGAGCGTGCACTGGTGCGGCCCCGCACCGAGGTGAGCCTGAGCGCCTTTGCCCTTCTCTTCTCCGAGCTGGTGCAGCACTGTCAGAGCCGTGTTTTCTCTGTGGCTGAGCTTCAGGCACGCTTGGCTGCCCTGGGCCGACAGGTGGGCGCCCGAGTCCTAGATGCCCTGGTGGCCCGTGAGAAGGGTGCCCGGCGTGAGACTAAGGTGCTGGGCGCATTGCTCTTCGTCAAGGGTGCGGTGTGGAAGGCACTGTTCGGCAAGGAGGCGGACAAGCTGGAGCAGGCCAATGATGACGCCCGCACTTTCTACATCATCGAGAGGGAGCCTCTCATTAACACCTACATCTCCGTGCCCAAGGAGAACAGCACACTGAACTGTGCCAGCTTCACAGCGGGCATCGTGGAGGCTGTGCTCACGCACAGCGGCTTCCCTGCCAAGGTTACGGCGCACTGGCACAAGGGGACCACACTCATGATCAAATTTGAAGAGGCTGTGATTGCCCGAGATCGGGCCCTGGAGGGACGCTGACTCCACAGGAGATAAAGGACGAGCAGATCCTGTTCCCAAGCTTGTGTTGTGTCTTGTGTAGGGGCGTCAGATCTGCCCATATCCTGATCCCGGTCCTGAGTCCCAGACTAAGGGAGTCCGAAGGCAAGCTTGTCAGGCATAGATGGAGAGTAAGGAAGTGGGCAATGGCTGACTTGGCTTCTGGCTTTCAGTTAAAGTTGGAGGCTTGGATGTACCGGGGAGATAGGGCACTTACAGAAATATTGTTGGAACCTGCAGTCTGGAGAGGTGAGGGCAGGGATATGAGGTTAAGAGGGACTGGGACCTGGCAGACTGCCAGTGCTATAGCCCAGTTTGTAGagtgccctgggtttgattccttaTGCCACATAAAATGGGTACAGATTGTattatcccagcactaggaaggtagagagagaaagatggtaagttcaaggccatcctctgctacttagcAAGTTTGCGACCAGCTCTGGCAGCACAGCACTCTTTTAAGTGTCAGGCAGGTGTACTCTTCCTTTGAAACTGTTTTCCTCAAGTCTCCATTTGTTctaaaaaaaaccccccaaaaaccccAAAAGTCAGGTAGTAAAGGAGAGGGTATGGCTATGTGCCTAAAATAAATGGAGAGTGGTTATTCGCCCTTTAGACGTCGGCTACTCAAAGTGGCTTGTGGACTGTCGGCATCAGTATCAGCATCAACACCAACGTCACCATCCTCGTCCCACATGCAGGATCACTGGTCCACCCTATCCTTCCCGGACCAGAAGTGTGTATTCCAGCCCCTTTCTCAGAGGTCTCCCTGGGCATCAGAGTCACCCAAGGGACCAAAAAACTCAGCTGGTTTCAGAACAGAACTGTAAGTTTCACCCCTACAGTCAGATTCTGCAGTTTTGGGGTATGCATAAGAATTtgtttctggtacattctggagagcTGCTGGGTGCCCCAGGGATCACACCAAGACCAGTGGCACACCAGCCTCTCAAAGGGGGAAGAGCCCAGAACCATCTGGGTTTTAaggttaatatttaaaaagtttgttctgagacagggttctgtccgcccaggctggcttcaaccttGCTGTATATTTAAGGATGACTATGAATTCCCAACCCTTCTGACTCTACGTGAGGTTGAGTGTTTAACTTAGTGGCTTATCACATTTACTATTTTACGCAGAGTCTGAATTATGTtttcctggctgacctggagtgcactatgtagaccaggctggccctataCTCAAGAggtctacctccctagtgctgagattaaagttgagCACCACCACCCTTggctattattattgttaaagactttgtttatgtgtgtgtctgtgtgtatgtttgtgaactTAAACGCAGGTGACTGGaggtcagaagggggcatcagatgtAGAGCTGTTGTAGTAGCGGTGAGCCATCTGGTATGAGGGTTGCCAtctgacaccccccacccccctcatccTAAGAAAGAGCAgtgtgctgttaactgctgagccatggccCTCTAGCCCTCCACcttatttctaaaaatgtttattttgtgtgtgcatgtagagccAGAGATTGATGtgagatgtcttcctcagttgcacCCCACCTTAAACATCTTtaaagaatgtgtgtatgtatgtatgtcagtgtgtggggtttatgtgtgtcagtgtgtggggTTGCAGACACCTAAAGAGGACAACGTTTAGGactttccttccaccatgcagaCTCGGGAGACTTGGGGATTCGACTCAGGTCATCGCTGGCCCTCTCACCTTTATTCGGGTCTCCCTGaattgtccaggctggcctaagcCACAGCATCCAAGCGCACTTGGCTTATGAGCAAGCACCCACATACCTAGCTGGGAATCCCATGCTTCTGTGcctcactcccacccctgccTAGCAGGTTATTATAAGGATATAGGAAAAGAAATAACCAAGATACGGAAAGTGTAAGTCCCATATCAGCTGTGCATCATTTGCAAAGAGAGCCTTGGGCAGCaagtctctgaaactgtcagcTACACCCGAAGGAGAATCGTCCCTCCTCCGCACAGCGACTGTTCCCTCCTGGACCCTGGATTAGCCACAAACCTCACCCAAACACCTATTTTCACAGAGATCCTTTATTAAGCAGGGAAGAAAAGTTAAGTGGCTGCCCTCTGACTCAGGCAGAAAATCAGCAGCCAGTGACCTTGCAGGTGTCattccccccaccctccaccaccccccacccccgccccaagacagggtttctctctgtagccctggctgtcctggaactcactctgtagaccagactggccttgaactcagaaatttgcctgcctctgcctcccaagtgctgggattaaaggcgtgtgccaccacgcccagttgcAGGTGTAATTTTATGAAGAGAAAAAGGGTGGTCTGTTAGACTGGGCTATGATGCGATGCTGTATTTTGATTGGGCATGCTACTTAGTTGAgacaaagggggcttttgattgttAGACTTCAATACTTGGATAGCTGGACCttgtagtcagcctcaggaggaggaagtggccaaataagggaatagaccttgtgGGCTAGCTTTGGGAATGTTATCTAAGAGCCTTTAGTAAGgtagagggaatgggagagaagggcCAGGCCTACCAGATCGAGCCAAGCTCATCATGCTGGAGCTGCTTAGAGTTCCTTCAATACCTCCCGCACCAGGAGCACACCTGGTGCAGCCTCCAAGGAGGGTCGGATTACTGGGGACCACTGATGCAAACTTGATGGGAGGACTCATTCCAGATCCCAGCGAAAGGGAACCCCTATTCTCTGATGCCGagggggaggaagtggggaaCTTGATAGGAGGTGGGGGCTGTAAAAGAAGCCTTCGAAATCTCTGTTCTCAGCAGCTCCCTGGTTGGCTCAGCTGTCCACATGCATGCCCGTAGTCGGGGAGCTAGCAAGGCTGGGGCCCAGGTTTGAGGAGGGCAGATGGAATGGGATGGCCAGCTTAGCTGGAGAGCTAGAGAGGCTTTCTGGGTAGCTGGCAGGAGCTGGCATCCACCAGCTGCTTCAGTATGGGTGGGAACATAGTCAAAGCCCTCGGTCACAGAGAGGACCCTGGGCCCTGATAGGGTATCCTCAGGGCCCAGCTGCTTCCACGATAAAGGTAGAGGAGAAATCCAGAAGAGGGCGAGCAGAAGTTTGTCAGGGTTCACTTTTTGGGGTGGGTCTTGTTGGAGTCACAGAGGCTAAGGGGGCAGATAGCTCACATGTTGCCAGCTGCTCACACACCCATGCATCCAAGTAGCTGCGGCAGAAGGCGTCGTTCCAATGGCCGGATCCCCGCATCATCACACAGTCCTCACCCTGGCCCCCGTTATTGGGCTCCCCTGGATTCCAGTTGCTGGAACAAGAAACACCGCCAGTCATAGGATGTGATTAGGGAGGTGTCCCTTCTCTGCAGACCCTCCCCCACTAGCCTCCTTCCATAGCACCGATTCCACCTTTGGGGATCTGTACCCTGGCCACCTCCATTTCTGTACCCCCTCCACCTATGCAGCCGGAGAACCACCTTTCCAGTCTGTGGTTGCTGCTTGCTTCCTCGGGTCCTTCATCCTTATCCTTATAGCTGAGGAGGTCTAGGAATTTCCTTCTTCTGTAGCCCATAGCGCCCTCTCCCTGAGCCCCAGACTGTGTTTCTCTTACCTCACTTGTTTCCCAGAGTTCCCCTTACCTATAACCCACAGGGCTCCCGTCCGACCATACAAACTCTCCCTCCATATTGAGATCCTGGAGGCCAATCCAGGAATCCTTCTTGTTGATGTGTTGCATCAGGAAGTCCTAAGTGGAGATGGATATGGTCCCTGCCATCCATTCCAGAAGGCCAGGGTGGGATCCTATGTGCCACTCCCCGCCACCCACTGCCACCCTGCTGCCACCCAGGTCTCCAGAGCCCAAGCACCTGTTCCTTTTGGCTGTGGATGCTGACTAGTCGCCCTTGCAGGTCACTGCAGGTGAACCTGGCCTGGATCCACTGCTTGGAGCCCTTGCCAAAATAGTAGCACTTCTGTTGGAAATGGAGCCAGTTCTTGGGACATATGTTGCATGCAGTTCCTGGGGGGTCACACATTGAAGAGAGGCTCAGGAACACTGTGGTGGGTAATGTCTCTCCTGCAGTCACCCAGGGATCTGGGCTGGAGGAACTGTCCTGTCCCTCCAAGCTTAAAGCCCAACCATGCCAGTCTGCAGATTGCTTCCTGCGTGGAATCTCCAAAAGTGGCCAGTTCTTTGGTGTGAGACCTTCTCAGTCACTAGAACTATCACCACAGATACCTCAGTGGTTAGCAGAATGGCACTTGTCACTAACCTCAACATAAATACCTCACATACTGGGGCCAGAAACCAACAGCCAAGGCCAACCACAACTCAGCCACCAGCATTATGAAACACTTCCACTTCCAAAGTTACTAGCATCTAACAAACACTTCCATGGTTAGCAATACCCTAACTACCAGAGCCATCTCCATAGACACATCAGCCACATTTCATCCCCAAAGATACCTCAACTACCCCTCACCCCCATAGATACCTCAGCTTCCCCTGCCTCCACAGATACTCTACTACCCCCATACCCAGTTACTCAGATACTCCCTACCTCACAGACACCTCAGTTTTCCTCTACTCCCAAAGAGATCTcagccatccccacccccacagacaCCTCACCTACCTCACCCCCCAGATACCTCACCTACCTCACCCCCCAGATACCTCACCTACCTCACCCCCCAGATACCTCAGCTACCTCACCCCCCAGATACCTCAGCTACCTCACCCCCCAGATACCTCAGCTACCTCACCCCCCAGATACNNNNNNNNNNNNNNNNNNNNNNNNNNNNNNNNNNNNNNNNNNNNNNNNNNNNNNNNNNNNNNNNNNNNNNNNNNNNNNNNNNNNNNNNNNNNNNNNNNNNNNNNNNNNNNNNNNNNNNNNNNNNNNNNNNNNNNNNNNNNNNNNNNNNNNNNNNNNNNNNNNNNNNNNNNNNNNNNNNNNNNNNNNNNNNNNNNNNNNNNNNNNNNNNNNNNNNNNNNNNNNNNNNNNNNNNNNNNNNNNNNNNNNNNNNNNNNNNNNNNNNNNNNNNNNNNNNNNNNNNNNNNNNNNNNNNNNNNNNNNNNNNNNNNNNNNNNNNNNNNNNNNCCTCACCTACCTCACCCCCACAGACACCTCACCTACCTCACCCCCCAGATACCTCACCTACCTCACCCCCCAGATACCTCACCTACCTCACCCCCCAGATACCTCACCTACCTTCCAGCTCCACAGACACCTCACCTACCTCACCCCCCAGATACCTCAGCTACCTTCCAGCTCCACAGAGACCTCACCTACCTCACCCCCACAGACACT
This window encodes:
- the Trappc5 gene encoding trafficking protein particle complex subunit 5, producing the protein MEARFTRGKSALLERALVRPRTEVSLSAFALLFSELVQHCQSRVFSVAELQARLAALGRQVGARVLDALVAREKGARRETKVLGALLFVKGAVWKALFGKEADKLEQANDDARTFYIIEREPLINTYISVPKENSTLNCASFTAGIVEAVLTHSGFPAKVTAHWHKGTTLMIKFEEAVIARDRALEGR
- the LOC110300008 gene encoding uncharacterized protein LOC110300008, which encodes MASGEWIGADSPPLQSMSHGLGPGGLGWNRPAPQLGKGTVQNARFGCSRTPGRDRGTRITPRGNPKQTDPGTLLRTHRKKTRPERAGESSRAGKGLNRNCAAGGSAELLDGVVKGLEVHTSHGYIVRSCLREEKEKKEEGAMCLWKPEDNLECSDQADIELTPCLPLLPECWDERHAPPHLVLASF
- the LOC115031734 gene encoding foxo1-corepressor, translated to MGMGGPTRRHQEEGSAECLGDPSTRATPGPGLRDFHFTTAGPSKADRLGDAAQIHRERMRPVQGGDGSCERVFLQSPGSTGTLYIRLDLNSQRSTCCCLLNAGTKGMC